A stretch of the Haloplanus aerogenes genome encodes the following:
- a CDS encoding lycopene cyclase domain-containing protein, producing MAIARHGTGPRAAVGAVASQVHPVFMAPPLAASGFGAVLGGFPHPRLALLHLAVAFCALYTAHVKDGLVDFHHRGEDDDHPLTRRGCHLALAGSTTLFFAGCVALSLLVDPVAALLALPGWLVAVLHAPQLDTNPFGATLGYPTGIGFALLGGYYVQTRTLSTTVLAFAVVFVVVLAGIKVVDDATDYDYDRSVDKRTVAVVLGRPAARRLAAGLMGAGMVAVVALAVTAVVPRGSALAVVPFLAVAVVARRADAELATMLLVRASYLFFALLVVAVWLRPLAGVTLPDITALGPYTYLATEVLWGAVAITLVVRADAVRAAARTTAVLYPFAYVWDWYTLSVGVFSIPMRTGIDLLGIPIEEHLFMLVVPTMVVGVHETLRDLDD from the coding sequence ATGGCCATCGCCAGACACGGAACCGGCCCGCGTGCGGCCGTCGGCGCCGTCGCCTCGCAGGTCCACCCGGTGTTCATGGCGCCGCCGCTCGCCGCGTCGGGATTCGGCGCCGTCCTCGGTGGGTTTCCCCATCCGCGACTGGCACTGCTTCACCTCGCCGTCGCGTTCTGCGCGCTCTACACCGCCCACGTCAAGGACGGCCTCGTGGACTTCCACCACCGCGGCGAAGACGACGACCACCCCCTCACACGCCGGGGCTGTCACCTCGCGCTCGCGGGGTCGACGACGCTGTTTTTCGCCGGCTGTGTCGCCCTCTCCCTCCTCGTCGACCCGGTCGCCGCCCTCCTCGCACTCCCGGGGTGGCTCGTGGCCGTCCTCCACGCGCCGCAGTTGGACACGAACCCGTTCGGCGCGACGCTCGGCTACCCGACCGGCATCGGCTTCGCTCTCCTCGGCGGCTACTACGTCCAGACCCGGACGCTCTCGACGACCGTCCTCGCCTTCGCCGTCGTCTTCGTCGTCGTCCTCGCGGGGATCAAGGTGGTCGACGACGCCACCGACTACGACTACGACCGCTCGGTGGACAAGCGGACCGTCGCCGTCGTCCTCGGGCGCCCGGCAGCGCGCCGTCTCGCCGCCGGGCTAATGGGTGCGGGCATGGTCGCGGTGGTCGCCCTCGCCGTTACCGCCGTCGTCCCGCGAGGGTCGGCACTCGCCGTCGTCCCCTTCCTCGCCGTCGCGGTCGTCGCCCGTCGGGCGGACGCCGAACTGGCGACGATGCTCCTCGTGCGGGCGTCCTACCTCTTTTTCGCCCTGCTCGTCGTCGCCGTGTGGCTCCGCCCGCTCGCCGGAGTCACCCTCCCTGACATCACGGCGCTCGGGCCGTACACCTACCTCGCGACCGAGGTGCTGTGGGGGGCAGTCGCTATCACGCTCGTGGTCCGCGCCGACGCCGTTCGCGCCGCCGCCCGGACGACGGCCGTCCTCTACCCCTTCGCCTACGTCTGGGACTGGTACACGCTCTCGGTCGGCGTCTTCTCGATTCCGATGCGGACGGGAATCGACCTGCTGGGCATCCCCATCGAAGAACACCTGTTCATGCTCGTGGTGCCGACGATGGTCGTCGGCGTCCACGAGACGTTACGCGACTTGGACGATTAG
- a CDS encoding CaiB/BaiF CoA transferase family protein gives MTARERQGPLDGLRVVDCSGMIAGGFATTQLGDFGADVIKVEHPDGTDPLREWPPYDEGVSLWWKSIGRNKRCVTLDLSTAEGSALLLDLIADADVLFENFRPGTMEKWGLGPDRLHEENPGLIVVRQSGYGQTGPRAQKPGFGTVAEGITNWAHVNGFPDSKPLLPPISLADLTAANFAVQGVMFAIFERDVGRAGGSGEGQVIDMSLYEPLFRLFLSEVEAYDRLGEVRERIGNHHENAAPRNVYETEDGYLTLSASAQSIFENVADAIDRPDLIEDPRFADNESRVEHADELDEVIEAWTRERTTEEAIAEMEAADAIVGPVYDMADIFEDEQYAARNDIVEVDDEDLGSLKTAAPVPRFTRTPGAVEHAGPGHGQHNDEVYLSELGLDEAEYERLRSEGVI, from the coding sequence ATGACCGCACGCGAACGGCAGGGCCCGCTCGACGGCCTGCGTGTCGTCGACTGTTCGGGCATGATCGCTGGCGGCTTCGCCACGACGCAGTTGGGCGATTTCGGCGCCGACGTGATCAAGGTCGAACACCCCGACGGTACCGATCCGCTCCGCGAGTGGCCGCCCTACGACGAGGGCGTCTCGCTCTGGTGGAAGTCCATCGGCCGGAACAAGCGGTGTGTGACGCTGGATTTGAGCACCGCGGAAGGGAGCGCGCTCCTCCTCGACCTGATCGCGGACGCTGACGTACTCTTCGAGAACTTCCGGCCGGGGACGATGGAGAAGTGGGGACTGGGCCCCGACCGACTCCACGAGGAGAACCCCGGGTTGATCGTCGTCCGGCAGTCGGGTTACGGCCAGACGGGGCCGCGCGCGCAGAAACCCGGCTTCGGCACCGTCGCGGAGGGAATCACCAACTGGGCGCACGTCAACGGCTTCCCGGACAGCAAGCCCCTCCTCCCGCCGATCAGCCTCGCGGATCTCACCGCCGCCAACTTCGCCGTGCAGGGCGTCATGTTCGCCATCTTCGAGCGCGACGTGGGGCGTGCCGGCGGGAGCGGCGAGGGGCAGGTGATCGACATGAGCCTCTACGAACCGCTCTTCCGGCTCTTCCTCTCGGAAGTCGAGGCGTACGACCGCCTCGGCGAAGTGCGGGAGCGGATCGGCAACCACCACGAGAACGCGGCGCCGCGAAACGTCTACGAAACCGAAGACGGCTACCTGACGCTCTCGGCGTCCGCCCAGTCCATCTTCGAGAACGTGGCCGACGCCATCGACCGTCCGGATCTGATCGAGGACCCTCGATTCGCGGACAACGAGAGCCGCGTCGAACACGCCGACGAACTCGACGAGGTCATCGAGGCGTGGACGCGCGAGCGGACGACCGAGGAAGCCATCGCGGAGATGGAGGCCGCAGACGCCATCGTCGGTCCCGTCTACGACATGGCCGACATCTTCGAGGACGAGCAGTACGCGGCCCGAAACGACATCGTGGAGGTCGACGACGAGGATCTGGGATCGCTGAAGACGGCGGCGCCGGTGCCGCGGTTCACCCGCACGCCGGGCGCCGTCGAACACGCCGGACCGGGCCACGGCCAGCACAACGACGAGGTGTATCTCTCGGAACTCGGCCTCGACGAGGCGGAGTACGAGCGCCTCCGTTCGGAGGGCGTGATCTGA
- a CDS encoding LeuA family protein, with product MPVALRDVTIREGAQMPGREYDVEKRVTAGRALDRLGLDAVQAGFPVVGETDREAIRQLAGDDDVSADIVALARAIAGDVDAALDAEADVIEVIVPTSDQQLEHVLGKSGDEALAMAGEALDRAREGGTEVHLTLVDGFRTDTADLVDTFAAFPSVPTITVADTVGARTPDRVRDIVTDLCDRGVDGDRLGVHFHDDLGVAVANTLAAVDAGATAADVSVASLGERAGNAALERVVVSDAVDGSGDCAAAVDRSELVPACEAVLDALDESVDPRTPVLGADVTTHESGIHTAAMLRDPGTFEPFDPATFGGERRLVFGPGSGRGSARALLEQAGVDPTDERVATLLDLLAERGPMDADAATALVVERF from the coding sequence ATGCCGGTCGCGCTCCGCGACGTGACGATCCGCGAGGGCGCGCAGATGCCCGGACGGGAGTACGACGTGGAGAAGCGCGTGACGGCCGGACGGGCGCTCGACCGCCTCGGTCTCGACGCCGTGCAGGCTGGCTTCCCGGTCGTCGGCGAGACGGACCGGGAAGCGATCCGACAACTGGCGGGCGACGACGACGTATCGGCCGATATCGTTGCCCTCGCCCGCGCCATCGCCGGCGACGTGGACGCCGCCCTCGACGCCGAGGCGGACGTGATCGAGGTGATCGTCCCGACCTCCGATCAGCAACTCGAACACGTCCTCGGAAAGTCCGGCGACGAGGCGCTGGCGATGGCCGGCGAGGCGCTGGATCGGGCGCGCGAGGGCGGCACGGAGGTGCATCTCACGCTCGTCGACGGCTTCCGAACCGATACGGCCGACCTCGTCGATACGTTCGCCGCCTTCCCCTCGGTGCCGACGATCACCGTCGCGGACACGGTGGGAGCGCGGACACCGGACCGCGTCCGTGACATCGTGACCGACCTGTGCGACCGTGGCGTCGACGGCGACCGACTCGGCGTCCACTTCCACGACGACCTCGGCGTCGCGGTGGCGAACACGCTCGCCGCCGTCGACGCCGGGGCGACGGCCGCCGACGTGAGCGTCGCGTCGCTCGGCGAACGCGCGGGCAACGCGGCGCTGGAGCGGGTCGTCGTTTCGGATGCAGTGGACGGGAGCGGCGACTGCGCCGCCGCCGTCGACCGGAGCGAACTCGTCCCCGCCTGTGAGGCGGTCCTCGACGCGCTCGACGAGTCGGTCGATCCGCGGACACCGGTGTTGGGTGCGGACGTGACGACCCACGAGTCGGGAATCCACACCGCGGCGATGCTCCGCGATCCGGGCACGTTCGAACCGTTCGATCCGGCGACGTTCGGCGGGGAGCGACGCCTCGTCTTCGGTCCGGGGAGTGGTCGGGGGAGCGCCCGTGCGCTGCTAGAGCAGGCAGGGGTCGATCCGACCGACGAGCGCGTGGCGACCCTGCTCGATCTGCTGGCCGAGCGCGGGCCGATGGACGCCGACGCGGCGACGGCGCTGGTCGTGGAGCGATTCTGA
- a CDS encoding translation initiation factor IF-2 subunit beta, producing the protein MNYDSALDRAYDTLPERTREAGDRLQVPDPVGETDGAFTRLTNLGDIADALGREPEHLHRSIQRELGTNGQFDGDRARYNGSFTVSEFDAAIDAYVTEYVTCSECGLPDTNLVREDGVDMLRCTACGAFRPVAKRPQQSSSSSTPTLEEGKTYQLQITGTGRKGDGVAERGKYTIFVPGAQEGQVVEAYIENISGTLAFAQLA; encoded by the coding sequence ATGAACTACGATTCTGCGCTCGACCGCGCCTACGACACGCTTCCGGAGCGAACGCGGGAGGCAGGTGACCGCCTGCAGGTCCCCGACCCGGTCGGCGAGACGGACGGCGCGTTCACCCGCCTGACGAACCTCGGCGACATCGCGGACGCGCTCGGCCGCGAGCCCGAACACCTTCACCGCTCGATCCAGCGCGAACTCGGGACGAACGGCCAGTTCGATGGCGACCGCGCCCGCTACAACGGTTCCTTCACCGTCAGCGAGTTCGACGCCGCCATCGACGCCTACGTCACCGAGTACGTCACGTGTTCGGAGTGTGGCCTGCCGGACACCAACCTCGTCCGCGAGGACGGCGTCGACATGCTCCGCTGTACGGCGTGTGGGGCGTTCCGTCCGGTCGCCAAGCGCCCGCAGCAGAGTTCGTCGTCGAGCACCCCGACGCTGGAGGAGGGCAAGACCTACCAGCTCCAGATCACGGGCACCGGCCGCAAGGGCGACGGCGTCGCCGAGCGCGGCAAGTACACTATCTTCGTCCCCGGCGCGCAGGAGGGGCAGGTCGTCGAGGCGTACATCGAGAACATCAGCGGGACGCTCGCGTTCGCGCAGTTGGCGTAG
- a CDS encoding fumarylacetoacetate hydrolase family protein, with the protein MRLARISTAKGIFTGEYDDGVVYTEGDGEAYTIGEDAELMAPCDPDAIFCTGRNFGAKIEQMGEGDLPDRPDWFIKPPHALHPPNQPIEYPEWMSSFTYAGELAAVIGERCHDLTVDEVDDALLGYTILNDLDAYDQDRRTARKTFDGSAPLGPWIETDVDLDGMAMETVISGEQRQSAATDEMIFHPEEIVAFLSERYTFRPGDVISFGSPANPGLLEPGDTVEITYEGVGTLRNEIVEP; encoded by the coding sequence ATGCGACTGGCACGCATCTCCACGGCCAAGGGCATCTTCACCGGCGAGTACGACGACGGCGTCGTCTACACCGAGGGCGACGGCGAGGCGTACACGATCGGTGAGGACGCCGAACTGATGGCGCCCTGCGATCCCGACGCCATCTTCTGTACGGGTCGCAACTTCGGCGCGAAGATCGAACAGATGGGCGAGGGTGACCTCCCGGACCGCCCGGACTGGTTCATCAAGCCGCCACACGCGCTCCACCCGCCGAATCAGCCCATCGAATACCCCGAGTGGATGAGTTCGTTCACCTACGCGGGCGAACTCGCCGCGGTCATCGGCGAACGGTGTCACGACCTCACCGTCGACGAGGTGGACGACGCCCTCCTCGGCTACACCATCCTGAACGACCTCGACGCCTACGATCAGGACCGCCGCACGGCCCGGAAGACGTTCGACGGGTCGGCACCGCTGGGACCGTGGATCGAGACCGACGTGGACCTCGACGGGATGGCGATGGAGACGGTCATCTCGGGCGAACAGCGCCAGTCTGCGGCGACCGACGAGATGATCTTCCATCCCGAGGAAATCGTCGCCTTCCTCTCGGAACGATACACCTTCCGCCCGGGCGACGTCATCTCGTTCGGCAGTCCGGCGAACCCCGGCCTCCTCGAACCCGGCGACACCGTCGAGATCACCTACGAGGGCGTCGGGACGCTGCGAAACGAGATCGTAGAGCCGTAA
- a CDS encoding DUF7385 family protein, which produces MAERLDLSDGFDVHDYRAGLKLHTQDGTSMYLENRKGYECPACGRQFERLFVSEDDRVTFGNPPDAPFCLARTPERMLLLTH; this is translated from the coding sequence ATGGCCGAACGCCTCGACCTCTCGGACGGGTTCGACGTCCACGACTACCGCGCGGGGCTGAAACTCCACACGCAGGACGGCACGTCGATGTATCTGGAGAATCGGAAGGGGTACGAGTGTCCGGCCTGCGGACGGCAGTTCGAGCGCCTGTTCGTCTCGGAGGACGACCGGGTCACGTTCGGCAACCCCCCGGACGCGCCGTTCTGTCTCGCGCGGACGCCCGAACGGATGCTTCTGTTGACACACTGA
- a CDS encoding universal stress protein has product MYEDILLPTDGSESMDAVIDHAADIAARRDATVHALYVIDDRSFLTLQEEMKGDVVDGLRAEGETATTAVASRLEADGVTVRTAIRKGNPADEVLDYVEEVGIDLVVMGTHGADYERNMLGSVSQKVVTMSDVPVLTVNIGER; this is encoded by the coding sequence ATGTACGAGGACATCCTGCTCCCGACGGACGGGAGCGAGTCGATGGACGCGGTGATCGATCACGCGGCCGACATCGCCGCGCGCCGCGACGCCACGGTACACGCCCTGTACGTTATCGACGACCGCTCGTTTCTGACGCTGCAGGAGGAGATGAAAGGGGACGTGGTCGACGGCCTCCGGGCCGAAGGCGAGACGGCGACCACGGCGGTCGCGAGTCGCCTCGAAGCCGACGGCGTCACCGTCCGAACGGCGATCCGCAAGGGCAACCCCGCCGACGAAGTGCTCGACTACGTCGAGGAGGTGGGGATCGATCTCGTCGTCATGGGCACCCACGGCGCCGACTACGAGCGCAACATGCTCGGCAGCGTCTCGCAGAAGGTCGTGACGATGTCGGACGTGCCGGTGCTGACCGTCAACATCGGCGAGCGGTAG
- the msrB gene encoding peptide-methionine (R)-S-oxide reductase MsrB produces MSNEERSLADLSDEEWRERLSDDEYHILRERGTEPKFSGDYLDQKADGTYTCAGCGAELFDSETKFGSGTGWPSFYDALDGSVELETDTRHGMSRTEVLCARCGGHLGHVFEDGPDPTGERYCINSVALDFESE; encoded by the coding sequence ATGAGCAACGAGGAGCGATCCCTAGCTGACCTGTCCGACGAGGAGTGGCGCGAACGACTCTCCGACGACGAGTACCACATCCTGCGCGAACGCGGCACGGAACCCAAGTTCAGCGGCGACTACCTCGACCAGAAGGCGGACGGCACGTACACCTGCGCCGGCTGTGGTGCCGAACTGTTCGATTCCGAGACCAAGTTCGGCTCCGGGACCGGGTGGCCGAGTTTCTACGACGCCCTCGACGGCTCCGTGGAGTTGGAGACGGACACCCGACACGGGATGTCGCGGACGGAAGTCCTGTGTGCCCGGTGTGGCGGCCACCTCGGCCACGTCTTCGAGGACGGTCCCGATCCGACGGGCGAGCGCTACTGTATCAACTCCGTCGCGCTCGATTTCGAGTCCGAGTAG